A single window of Sebastes umbrosus isolate fSebUmb1 chromosome 16, fSebUmb1.pri, whole genome shotgun sequence DNA harbors:
- the tpp1 gene encoding tripeptidyl-peptidase 1 codes for MNTLLTFSITLLFSSLVWSGYLEYDQDVLLPDDWTHVGRVDSTEELELTFALKQQNADLLEEILRLVSDPDSAQYGKHLTLEEVSSLVHPSEVTQKVVHHWLQSHGITSCQTVHTQDFLQCTMTAEVAERLLPGSKFQRYTRDGQSVVRSSAPYSVHDDVHQHLDFVGGLHRLPPKAQDLSKASSNRKQKQSKTGVHLGVTPAILRARYNLTATDVGTAQNNSQAVAQFLEQYYHPADLAEFMGIYGRSFQHHSQVARVVGTQGGGKAGIEASLDVEYIMSTGANISTWVFTNPGRHETQEPFLQWMVLLSNMSDLPWVHTISYGDDEDSLSAAYMMRINTEFMKAGVRGLSLLFASGDSGAGCKHLGKGQNSFRPSFPASSPYVTTVGGTSFKNPYEVTYEITDYISGGGFSNIFNMPDYQASAVAGYLKTVAATLPPKSYFNTSGRAYPDMAALSDNYWVVSNKVPVPWVSGTSASTPVVGGMLSLINDQRLLKGLPALGFLNPRLYKLKGQALFDVTEGCHLGCLDEQVQGKGFCAAPSWDPVTGWGTPNYPELLAALLAE; via the exons ATGAACACACT GCTGACCTTCTCCATCACCTTGTTATTCAGCTCCTTGGTCTGGAGTGGATATCTGGAATATGACCAAGATGTCTT GTTACCAGACGACTGGACTCATGTGGGTCGGGTAGACTCCACAGAGGAGCTGGAGCTGACCTTTGCCCTGAAGCAGCAGAACGCTGACCTGCTGGAGGAAATACTCCGACTGGTGTCGGACCCTGACTCAGCACAATATG GTAAACACCTCACCCTGGAGGAAGTGTCCTCCCTGGTGCATCCATCTGAAGTGACCCAGAAGGTGGTGCATCACTGGCTGCAGAGTCATGGGATTACAAGCTGCCAGACTGTACACACTCAGGACTTTTTACAGTGCACCATGACTGCAGA GGTTGCGGAGAGGCTGCTTCCAGGTAGCAAGTTCCAGCGTTACACCAGGGACGGCCAGTCTGTGGTGAGGTCGTCAGCTCCGTACTCTGTTCACGATGATGTTCACCAGCACCTGGACTTCG TTGGAGGGCTTCACCGCCTCCCTCCTAAAGCGCAGGACCTCAGCAAAGCCTCTTCTAACAGGAAGCAAAAGCAGTCGAAGACGGGGGTGCACCTTGGAGTGACTCCCGCCATCTTGAGGGCCCGCTATAACCTCACAGCAACTGATGTTGGAACTGCTCAGAACAACAGCCAGGCTGTAGCTCAG TTCTTGGAGCAGTACTACCACCCTGCAGACCTAGCGGAGTTCATGGGCATCTATGGCAGGAGCTTCCAGCATCACTCTCAGGTGGCAAGGGTTGTGGGCACTCAGGGAGGAGGAAAGGCTGGTATAGAGGCCAGTCTGGATGTGGAGTACATCATGAGCACGGGGGCAAACATCTCCACATGGGTCTTCACCAATCCAG GTCGCCATGAGACCCAGGAGCCTTTCCTCCAGTGGATGGTTTTGCTCAGCAACATGTCCGACCTGCCCTGGGTTCACACGATCAGCTACGGAGACGACGAAGACAGCCTGTCTGCTGCGTACATGATGCGCATCAACACAGAGTTTATGAAGGCTGGCGTCAGGGGACTCTCGTTGCTCTTTGCCTCTG GTGACAGTGGTGCGGGCTGCAAACATTTGGGTAAAGGGCAAAACTCCTTCAGGCCAAGTTTTCCTGCATCAAG CCCATATGTGACTACAGTTGGAGGAACCTCATTCAAGAACCCATATGAGGTCACGTATGAAATTACAGATTACATCAGTGGAGGTGGCTTCAGCAACATCTTCAATATGCCCGACTACCAG GCCAGTGCAGTGGCTGGGTACCTGAAGACGGTAGCAGCAACCCTCCCTCCTAAGTCATATTTCAATACCAGCGGCAGGGCCTATCCGGACATGGCTGCCCTGTCGGATAACTACTGGGTGGTCAGCAACAAAGTACCCGTCCCCTGGGTGTCTGGGACCTCG GCGTCGACCCCTGTGGTCGGAGGCATGCTGTCTCTCATCAACGACCAGCGGCTGCTAAAGGGCCTGCCTGCCCTGGGCTTCCTCAACCCTCGCCTCTACAAGCTCAAAGGACAAGCTCTGTTTGAT GTGACTGAAGGCTGCCACCTGGGCTGTCTGGACGAACAGGTTCAGGGTAAAGGTTTCTGTGCTGCACCATCGTGGGATCCCGTTACAGGCTGGGGGACACCAAATTACCCTGAGCTGCTGGCTGCCCTGCTAGCGGAGTGA
- the yy1a gene encoding transcriptional repressor protein YY1a: MASGDTLYIEADGSEMPAEIVELHEIEVETIETTVIGEDGEHQPMIALQPLDPDDPHSMHHHHHHHHQEVILVQTREEVVGEDDSEMHTDDGYEDQILIPVPAVEEDYIEQTLVTVAGRSSSTGRMKRAGSGKKAGKKSYLSSGDMGRKWEQKQVQIKTLEGEFSVTMWASDDKKDIDHEEQITGENSPPDYSEYMTGKKLPPGGIPGIDLSDPKQLAEFARMKPRKVKEDDAPRTIACPHKGCTKMFRDNSAMRKHLHTHGPRVHVCAECGKAFVESSKLKRHQLVHTGEKPFQCTFEGCGKRFSLDFNLRTHVRIHTGDRPYVCPFDGCNKKFAQSTNLKSHILTHAKAKNNQ, from the exons ATGGCGTCGGGGGACACTCTCTACATAGAAGCGGACGGGTCAGAAATGCCAGCAGAGATAGTGGAGCTGCATGAGATCGAGGTGGAAACCATCGAGACCACAGTGATCGGAGAGGACGGAGAGCACCAGCCGATGATCGCTCTGCAGCCGCTGGACCCGGACGATCCTCACTCcatgcaccaccaccaccaccaccaccaccaagagGTCATCCTGGTGCAGACCAGAGAGGAGGTAGTGGGTGAGGATGACTCTGAGATGCACACGGACGACGGCTACGAGGACCAGATCCTCATCCCGGTGCCCGCCGTGGAGGAGGACTACATCGAGCAGACTCTGGTTACTGTCGCCGGGAGAAGCTCGTCGACAGGCCGCATGAAGAGGGCTGGAAGCGGGAAGAAAGCAGGCAAAAAGAGCTACCTGAGCAGCGGGGACATGGGCAGAAAGTGGGAGCAGAAGCAGGTGCAGATAAAGACTCTGGAGGGGGAGTTTTCGGTGACTATGTGGGCATCTG ATGACAAGAAGGACATTGACCATGAAGAGCAAATCACGGGTGAAAACTCTCCTCCAGATTATTCTGAATACATGACCGGCAAGAAGCTTCCCCCGGGAGGAATCCCAGGCATTGACCTCTCGGACCCCAAACAGCTGGCAGAGTTTGCACG TATGAAGCCACGAAAAGTAAAAGAAGACGATGCACCCAGAACGATAGCCTGTCCACACAAA GGATGTACCAAGATGTTCAGGGACAACTCGGCGATGAGGAAGCACTTGCATACCCACGGGCCTCGCGTGCACGTCTGTGCAGAGTGTGGCAAAGCCTTCGTTGAGAGCTCAAAACTGAAGAGGCATCAACTCgtacacacaggagagaaacctttccaG TGCACATTTGAGGGCTGTGGCAAGCGGTTCTCTCTGGACTTTAACTTGCGCACTCATGTGCGTATTCACACTGGAGACCGTCCGTATGTGTGCCCCTTTGATGGCTGCAACAAAAAATTTGCCCAGTCAACCAACCTGAAGTCTCACATCCTCACACACGCCAAAGCCAAAAACAACCAGTGA
- the degs2 gene encoding sphingolipid delta(4)-desaturase/C4-monooxygenase DES2 — MGKTGGRGDFEWVYNDQPHTSRRKEILAKYPEIKSLMGPDPQLKWVVSGMVLTQLLACYLVHELSWKWVFFWAYGFGGCINHSLTLAIHDISHNVAFGNKLAKWNRWFAMWANLPIGLPYSASFKKYHVDHHRYLGGDQLDVDIPTDAEGWFFCTPARKVLWLFLQPFFYALRPLLVNPKPVGQLEILNAAVQITVDFIIYYLWGLKPIVYLIAGSILCMGLHPISGHFIAEHYMFLKGHETYSYYGPLNLITFNVGYHMEHHDFPSIPGSKLPQVKEIAAEYYDNLPQHTSWIRVLWDFVFDDSIGPFARIKREYKLKKQG; from the exons ATGGGGAAGACAGGTGGAAGAGGAGACTTTGAATGGGTCTACAATGACCAGCCACACACTtcaagaagaaaagaaatcctGG CCAAATATCCAGAGATCAAGTCCCTGATGGGTCCGGATCCCCAGCTGAAGTGGGTGGTATCGGGCATGGTCCTGACCCAGCTCCTGGCCTGCTACCTGGTCCACGAACTCTCCTGGAAGTGGGTCTTCTTCTGGGCTTACGGCTTCGGAGGCTGCATTAACCACTCCCTGACTCTGGCCATCCACGACATCTCGCACAACGTGGCCTTCGGCAACAAGCTGGCGAAGTGGAACCGCTGGTTTGCCATGTGGGCCAACCTTCCCATCGGGCTGCCATACTCTGCTTCCTTTAAGAAGTACCACGTCGACCACCATCGGTATCTCGGTGGCGACCAGCTGGACGTTGACATCCCTACGGACGCTGAGGGATGGTTCTTCTGCACCCCGGCAAGGAAGGTCCTCTGGCTCTTTCTCCAGCCCTTCTTCTACGCCCTTCGCCCGTTGTTGGTCAATCCCAAACCGGTGGGTCAGCTCGAGATCCTCAATGCAGCAGTTCAGATCACAGTAGACTTTATTATCTACTATCTATGGGGACTGAAGCCCATTGTTTACCTCATTGCCGGTTCTATCCTGTGTATGGGACTGCATCCGATCTCCGGACATTTCATTGCTGAGCATTACATGTTCCTGAAGGGACACGAGACCTATTCTTACTATGGACCACTGAACTTGATCACCTTCAATGTTGGGTATCACATGGAGCACCATGACTTCCCGAGCATACCTGGCAGTAAACTACCTCAG GTCAAGGAAATCGCAGCAGAGTATTACGACAACCTGCCTCAACACACCTCCTGGATCCGGGTATTATGGGACTTTGTGTTCGACGACAGCATCGGCCCATTCGCCAGAATCAAACGGGAGTACAAGCTGAAGAAGCAGGGATAG
- the evla gene encoding enah/Vasp-like a isoform X4, translating into MLTPEISPGVLRRVSSAIILLSPVVQRQNGPSSDEGEAQRRMMEQHQMQAHKERERRTSGSVVSTLQYKVSTPPNHPDTPPEYRQYRASTLPPSYARVASSSPPSSASSSSPCQEKEVGAARDRAQLSSQLSTSLASAFSPVQSGVATMGRQVRHIPLSPPTAARHLHLQQQQQQDMMLPPKHGTWSASHLQQMYAQLPPNASPPVMMHMPVKQVIPQQPALPLAHPLPPLNTRMKPPPLDPNAVTGHHQYPQHQPHPHSNGQPPDGPYSPHSQHLPLTPQYCEAVPLPPLIGQTAPGPAPSHQPQYPSTFHPQQQLHPQQQQQQQVYHQQAQPPTTTSSSSSSSPPSYTAMSDGGSPKKTPSPIPQQTPMFSSSPPVSAGHLSVAPPPAAVPPPMAGPPAPPPPPGPPPPMAVPPPMPPPLPTGGGPPGGPPGAQLQPSGLAAALAGAKLRKVHRDESSPPGSSGKSDSNRSSGGSGGGGEGLMQEMNALLARRRKASEKPDEDDSGGRGPDALKKPWERSNSTEKSSLVSRVRPIGSTSESDTEFDRMKQEILDEVVRELHKVKDEIINAIRQEIGRISTS; encoded by the exons ATGCTGACTCCAGAGATTTCACCTGGTGTCCTCAGGAGGGTTTCTTCAGCCATCATCCTTCTCA GTCCAGTCGTCCAGCGCCAAAATGGGCCGTCCTCAGACGAGGGCGAGGCACAGAGGAG GATGATGGAGCAACATCAGATGCAGGCGCACAAGGAGAGGGAGCGACGAACGTCAGGATCAG TCGTTTCCACTCTCCAATATAAAGTGTCCACCCCTCCCAACCACCCAGACACCCCTCCCGAGTACAGACAGTACAGAGCTAGCACACTGCCACCCTCCTACGCCCGCgtggcctcctcctctcctccttcctccgcctcctcctcctctccctgtcAGGAGAAAGAGGTGGGGGCTGCTAGGGACAGAGCTCAGCTCTCCTCCCAGCTCTCCACCTCGCTCGCCTCGGCCTTTTCCCCGGTCCAGTCGGGAGTGGCCACCATGGGCCGACAGGTCCGTCATATCCCCCTGTCTCCTCCCACAGCTGCCCGCCACCTACACctccaacaacagcagcaacaagacATGATGCTCCCCCCTAAACACGGCACCTGGTCCGCCTCTCATTTGCAGCAAATGTACGCCCAGTTGCCCCCCAACGCCTCCCCTCCAGTTATGATGCACATGCCTGTGAAGCAGGTTATACCCCAACAGCCCGCCCTCCCGCTTGCTCACCCCCTCCCGCCCCTGAACACTAGGATGAAGCCCCCACCTCTTGACCCAAACGCCGTGACGGGCCATCACCAGTACCCTCAGCACCAGCCCCACCCTCACTCCAACGGCCAGCCACCAGACGGCCCCTACTCTCCTCACTCCCAGCATCTGCCACTCACCCCACAGTACTGCGAGGCCGTCCCCCTGCCTCCTCTGATAGGTCAGACAGCCCCAGGCCCCGCCCCCAGCCACCAGCCCCAGTACCCATCCACCTTCCACCCTCAGCAGCAACTGCATccgcaacaacaacaacagcagcaggtgTACCACCAGCAGGCCCAGCCCCCCAccaccacttcctcctcctcctcctcctcgcccccCTCTTACACTGCCATGTCTGACGGGGGCTCGCCCAAGAAGACCCCCTCCCCCATCCCCCAGCAGACCCCCATGTTCAGCAGCA GCCCCCCTGTCTCTGCAGGTCACCTTTCTGTGGCGCCTCCTCCAGCTGCAGTTCCACCACCCATGGCTGGGCCTCCAGCTCCACCACCGCCACCGGGTCCACCTCCCCCGATGGCGGTGCCCCCACCCATGCCCCCTCCACTACCCACTGGTGGAGGTCCCCCTGGGGGCCCGCCCGGGGCCCAGCTACAACCCTCAGGACTGGCTGCAGCACTGGCTGGAGCCAAACTACGTAAAGTACATAGG GATGAGAGCAGTCCGCCCGGGTCAAGTGGCAAAAGTGACTCCAACCGGTCTAGTGGTggcagtggaggtggtggggaGGGACTGATGCAGGAAATGAATGCCTTACTAGCTCGCAG ACGGAAAGCTTCAGAGAAACCTGATGAA GACGACTCCGGTGGTAGAGGGCCAG ATGCTCTGAAGAAGCCATGGGAACGATCCAACTCTACAGAAAAGTCCTCACTGGTGTCCAG AGTGAGACCCATCGGCAGCACTAGTGAATCAGACACAGAATTTGACAGGATGAAACAG GAAATTTTGGATGAAGTTGTACGCGAGTTGCATAAAGTGAAAGATGAAATCATTAACG CCATCAGACAAGAAATCGGCAGAATCAGTACATCCTAA
- the evla gene encoding enah/Vasp-like a isoform X3, which yields MSEQSICQARASVMVYDDASKKWVPIKPGQQGFSRINIYHNTANNTFRVVGVKLQDQQVVINYSIVKGLKYNQATPTFHQWRDARQVYGLNFASKEEATTFSNAMLFALNVLSSPDSGGPVVQRQNGPSSDEGEAQRRMMEQHQMQAHKERERRTSGSVVSTLQYKVSTPPNHPDTPPEYRQYRASTLPPSYARVASSSPPSSASSSSPCQEKEVGAARDRAQLSSQLSTSLASAFSPVQSGVATMGRQVRHIPLSPPTAARHLHLQQQQQQDMMLPPKHGTWSASHLQQMYAQLPPNASPPVMMHMPVKQVIPQQPALPLAHPLPPLNTRMKPPPLDPNAVTGHHQYPQHQPHPHSNGQPPDGPYSPHSQHLPLTPQYCEAVPLPPLIGQTAPGPAPSHQPQYPSTFHPQQQLHPQQQQQQQVYHQQAQPPTTTSSSSSSSPPSYTAMSDGGSPKKTPSPIPQQTPMFSSSPPVSAGHLSVAPPPAAVPPPMAGPPAPPPPPGPPPPMAVPPPMPPPLPTGGGPPGGPPGAQLQPSGLAAALAGAKLRKVHRDESSPPGSSGKSDSNRSSGGSGGGGEGLMQEMNALLARRRKASEKPDEDDSGGRGPDALKKPWERSNSTEKSSLVSRVRPIGSTSESDTEFDRMKQEILDEVVRELHKVKDEIINAIRQEIGRISTS from the exons GTGGTGATCAACTACTCCATAGTGAAGGGCCTGAAGTACAATCAGGCCACCCCGACCTTCCATCAGTGGCGTGACGCCCGTCAGGTTTATGGGCTGAACTTTGCCAGTAAGGAGGAGGCCACCACCTTCTCCAACGCCATGCTGTTCGCCCTCAACGTCCTCAGCTCACCTGACAGTGGAG GTCCAGTCGTCCAGCGCCAAAATGGGCCGTCCTCAGACGAGGGCGAGGCACAGAGGAG GATGATGGAGCAACATCAGATGCAGGCGCACAAGGAGAGGGAGCGACGAACGTCAGGATCAG TCGTTTCCACTCTCCAATATAAAGTGTCCACCCCTCCCAACCACCCAGACACCCCTCCCGAGTACAGACAGTACAGAGCTAGCACACTGCCACCCTCCTACGCCCGCgtggcctcctcctctcctccttcctccgcctcctcctcctctccctgtcAGGAGAAAGAGGTGGGGGCTGCTAGGGACAGAGCTCAGCTCTCCTCCCAGCTCTCCACCTCGCTCGCCTCGGCCTTTTCCCCGGTCCAGTCGGGAGTGGCCACCATGGGCCGACAGGTCCGTCATATCCCCCTGTCTCCTCCCACAGCTGCCCGCCACCTACACctccaacaacagcagcaacaagacATGATGCTCCCCCCTAAACACGGCACCTGGTCCGCCTCTCATTTGCAGCAAATGTACGCCCAGTTGCCCCCCAACGCCTCCCCTCCAGTTATGATGCACATGCCTGTGAAGCAGGTTATACCCCAACAGCCCGCCCTCCCGCTTGCTCACCCCCTCCCGCCCCTGAACACTAGGATGAAGCCCCCACCTCTTGACCCAAACGCCGTGACGGGCCATCACCAGTACCCTCAGCACCAGCCCCACCCTCACTCCAACGGCCAGCCACCAGACGGCCCCTACTCTCCTCACTCCCAGCATCTGCCACTCACCCCACAGTACTGCGAGGCCGTCCCCCTGCCTCCTCTGATAGGTCAGACAGCCCCAGGCCCCGCCCCCAGCCACCAGCCCCAGTACCCATCCACCTTCCACCCTCAGCAGCAACTGCATccgcaacaacaacaacagcagcaggtgTACCACCAGCAGGCCCAGCCCCCCAccaccacttcctcctcctcctcctcctcgcccccCTCTTACACTGCCATGTCTGACGGGGGCTCGCCCAAGAAGACCCCCTCCCCCATCCCCCAGCAGACCCCCATGTTCAGCAGCA GCCCCCCTGTCTCTGCAGGTCACCTTTCTGTGGCGCCTCCTCCAGCTGCAGTTCCACCACCCATGGCTGGGCCTCCAGCTCCACCACCGCCACCGGGTCCACCTCCCCCGATGGCGGTGCCCCCACCCATGCCCCCTCCACTACCCACTGGTGGAGGTCCCCCTGGGGGCCCGCCCGGGGCCCAGCTACAACCCTCAGGACTGGCTGCAGCACTGGCTGGAGCCAAACTACGTAAAGTACATAGG GATGAGAGCAGTCCGCCCGGGTCAAGTGGCAAAAGTGACTCCAACCGGTCTAGTGGTggcagtggaggtggtggggaGGGACTGATGCAGGAAATGAATGCCTTACTAGCTCGCAG ACGGAAAGCTTCAGAGAAACCTGATGAA GACGACTCCGGTGGTAGAGGGCCAG ATGCTCTGAAGAAGCCATGGGAACGATCCAACTCTACAGAAAAGTCCTCACTGGTGTCCAG AGTGAGACCCATCGGCAGCACTAGTGAATCAGACACAGAATTTGACAGGATGAAACAG GAAATTTTGGATGAAGTTGTACGCGAGTTGCATAAAGTGAAAGATGAAATCATTAACG CCATCAGACAAGAAATCGGCAGAATCAGTACATCCTAA
- the evla gene encoding enah/Vasp-like a isoform X2, with product MYSLDDFGEQSICQARASVMVYDDASKKWVPIKPGQQGFSRINIYHNTANNTFRVVGVKLQDQQVVINYSIVKGLKYNQATPTFHQWRDARQVYGLNFASKEEATTFSNAMLFALNVLSSPDSGGPVVQRQNGPSSDEGEAQRRMMEQHQMQAHKERERRTSGSVVSTLQYKVSTPPNHPDTPPEYRQYRASTLPPSYARVASSSPPSSASSSSPCQEKEVGAARDRAQLSSQLSTSLASAFSPVQSGVATMGRQVRHIPLSPPTAARHLHLQQQQQQDMMLPPKHGTWSASHLQQMYAQLPPNASPPVMMHMPVKQVIPQQPALPLAHPLPPLNTRMKPPPLDPNAVTGHHQYPQHQPHPHSNGQPPDGPYSPHSQHLPLTPQYCEAVPLPPLIGQTAPGPAPSHQPQYPSTFHPQQQLHPQQQQQQQVYHQQAQPPTTTSSSSSSSPPSYTAMSDGGSPKKTPSPIPQQTPMFSSSPPVSAGHLSVAPPPAAVPPPMAGPPAPPPPPGPPPPMAVPPPMPPPLPTGGGPPGGPPGAQLQPSGLAAALAGAKLRKVHRDESSPPGSSGKSDSNRSSGGSGGGGEGLMQEMNALLARRRKASEKPDEDDSGGRGPDALKKPWERSNSTEKSSLVSRVRPIGSTSESDTEFDRMKQEILDEVVRELHKVKDEIINAIRQEIGRISTS from the exons GTGGTGATCAACTACTCCATAGTGAAGGGCCTGAAGTACAATCAGGCCACCCCGACCTTCCATCAGTGGCGTGACGCCCGTCAGGTTTATGGGCTGAACTTTGCCAGTAAGGAGGAGGCCACCACCTTCTCCAACGCCATGCTGTTCGCCCTCAACGTCCTCAGCTCACCTGACAGTGGAG GTCCAGTCGTCCAGCGCCAAAATGGGCCGTCCTCAGACGAGGGCGAGGCACAGAGGAG GATGATGGAGCAACATCAGATGCAGGCGCACAAGGAGAGGGAGCGACGAACGTCAGGATCAG TCGTTTCCACTCTCCAATATAAAGTGTCCACCCCTCCCAACCACCCAGACACCCCTCCCGAGTACAGACAGTACAGAGCTAGCACACTGCCACCCTCCTACGCCCGCgtggcctcctcctctcctccttcctccgcctcctcctcctctccctgtcAGGAGAAAGAGGTGGGGGCTGCTAGGGACAGAGCTCAGCTCTCCTCCCAGCTCTCCACCTCGCTCGCCTCGGCCTTTTCCCCGGTCCAGTCGGGAGTGGCCACCATGGGCCGACAGGTCCGTCATATCCCCCTGTCTCCTCCCACAGCTGCCCGCCACCTACACctccaacaacagcagcaacaagacATGATGCTCCCCCCTAAACACGGCACCTGGTCCGCCTCTCATTTGCAGCAAATGTACGCCCAGTTGCCCCCCAACGCCTCCCCTCCAGTTATGATGCACATGCCTGTGAAGCAGGTTATACCCCAACAGCCCGCCCTCCCGCTTGCTCACCCCCTCCCGCCCCTGAACACTAGGATGAAGCCCCCACCTCTTGACCCAAACGCCGTGACGGGCCATCACCAGTACCCTCAGCACCAGCCCCACCCTCACTCCAACGGCCAGCCACCAGACGGCCCCTACTCTCCTCACTCCCAGCATCTGCCACTCACCCCACAGTACTGCGAGGCCGTCCCCCTGCCTCCTCTGATAGGTCAGACAGCCCCAGGCCCCGCCCCCAGCCACCAGCCCCAGTACCCATCCACCTTCCACCCTCAGCAGCAACTGCATccgcaacaacaacaacagcagcaggtgTACCACCAGCAGGCCCAGCCCCCCAccaccacttcctcctcctcctcctcctcgcccccCTCTTACACTGCCATGTCTGACGGGGGCTCGCCCAAGAAGACCCCCTCCCCCATCCCCCAGCAGACCCCCATGTTCAGCAGCA GCCCCCCTGTCTCTGCAGGTCACCTTTCTGTGGCGCCTCCTCCAGCTGCAGTTCCACCACCCATGGCTGGGCCTCCAGCTCCACCACCGCCACCGGGTCCACCTCCCCCGATGGCGGTGCCCCCACCCATGCCCCCTCCACTACCCACTGGTGGAGGTCCCCCTGGGGGCCCGCCCGGGGCCCAGCTACAACCCTCAGGACTGGCTGCAGCACTGGCTGGAGCCAAACTACGTAAAGTACATAGG GATGAGAGCAGTCCGCCCGGGTCAAGTGGCAAAAGTGACTCCAACCGGTCTAGTGGTggcagtggaggtggtggggaGGGACTGATGCAGGAAATGAATGCCTTACTAGCTCGCAG ACGGAAAGCTTCAGAGAAACCTGATGAA GACGACTCCGGTGGTAGAGGGCCAG ATGCTCTGAAGAAGCCATGGGAACGATCCAACTCTACAGAAAAGTCCTCACTGGTGTCCAG AGTGAGACCCATCGGCAGCACTAGTGAATCAGACACAGAATTTGACAGGATGAAACAG GAAATTTTGGATGAAGTTGTACGCGAGTTGCATAAAGTGAAAGATGAAATCATTAACG CCATCAGACAAGAAATCGGCAGAATCAGTACATCCTAA